CCCCGTTCCTTCAACAGCTCGAGCATGTGCGGGATCGCGGTATCGGCGAATCGCCCGGGCGAGCCGCGCCGGCCGTTCGACTCGGGCAGCACGACGTGGGCCAGCACCCCCAACTTCGCCCGCGGGTCCACGATCGCGACGCCAATGCACGATCCCAACACCGAGTACAACTCGTGGGGATGGTTCGCGACCGAGATCATGCCCATGCCGACCGGCTCGCACTTGTAGCCGGCATCAACCAAGGTGATCATACGTCCTCTCCACCTTTCTCAAGGGGCACTCGAAGGGCTAGTGGCTGGAGATGGCCTGATCCATCACGTCGCGCAGCGCGGGGCCGGGTACAAACAACACCTGCGCATCGAGCGAGCGACCGGCGCCATGACGGAACGTCGTGCGCGCCACGAAGACCAGGTCCGCAAGCATGCCGTGCGGCAGCAGCACCTGTTCGACGACGCTCGCCCCGTAGTCCAGCACAAACTGCGGCGGTGTCGGCACCAATTGCTGCCCTAAATGTGCCGTCAGCGCGTTGAGATAGGCGCTGCCGAGAATGTTGCCCGTTTCCAACAACGCCGACTGATCCAGCTCGGACCATTCCTCTCCTTCACTCGTGGGCATGCCCGTCACCGCCGAACAAAGCAGGCGTCCATCCTGCTCGCCGAAGCAAAGGACGAAGTCGCCGGTCAGTTCGCCGGCAATGCTTAGCAGGATGACGACGGTGCGCTCTTCGCTCACGCCCAACTGGGCGGCGGCCTCTTCGAGCGGTGCCTCGTGGAGCTCTTCGAGCGAGAGGGTCACGGCGCCATTCGTCCAACGCTCGAGCGCGTGCGAGGCGGTGGCAGTCGCCATGCCAAACAGCTCGTTGAGCGACGGGAGATGGGCAGGAACGGTTGATGTTTGATTCATGAGCTTACTCGATGTCTCGAATCGTAGGATTGTTCAAGCGTAATGCGATGATCGTGCGCATGGCGCTTAGCGTCCCGTGGCGGCCATCTCGACGAGCGAGGGGACGTCCAGAATGAGAGACACTCGACCATCGCCCAGAATGCTTGCCCCGGCGATTCCCGACACGTTGCGATAATTTTCCGACACGGACTTGATGACGACATCCTGCTCTCCGAGCAGACTGTCGACGATGATCGCCAGTTCGCGTCCCTCGGAGCTGACGATGACCAGCGTCGTGGTGCCCGGCTCGTTGCGTTCCGCCCCCCGCGGCCGGTTCCAATCGAACGCCTCGAAGAGATCGACGACCGAAATGACGCGATTGCGCACATCGACCGTGAGCTGGCCATGCACGGTGGCGAACTGTCGCGTGGGAATGCTGACAATCTCGACCACCGACTCGATCGGGAGAGCGAAGACGTCGTTGTCGACCTCCGCCAAAAGGCTGGGCAAAATGGCCAGCGTCAGCGGCAGCTTGATCGTGAAGGTGGTTCCCACGCCGGGCGTGCTGTCGAGATCCACATGCCCGTTCAAATCCTCGATCGCCGAGCGGACGATGTCCATGCCCATACCTCGGCCCGAGATATCGGTAATCTGGCTGGCCGTGCTGAAGCCGGGCTCCCAGATGAGCTGGTAGATCTGTTGCGGCGAAAGCTTCTCGGCTTCCGCGGGCGAGATTAAACCCTTGCCGAGCGCCTTCTGCAGCAGCTTCTCGGGACGCAGACCGCCGCCGTCGTCTTTCACCTGCACCACGATGCAGTTGCCGCTGTGGTAGGCGTTCAGCGAGACGGTGCCGTAGGGGGTCTTGCCCGCGGCCTGGCGTTCGGCCGGCGACTCGATGCCGTGATCGGCCGAGTTGCGAATCATGTGGACGAGCGGGTCGCCGAGCTCATCGATCATCCGCTTGTCGAGTTCGGTCTTCTCGCCGTGAATCTCGAGGCGAATTTCCTTGCCGTTGGCGCGCGTAATATCGCGAATCACCCGCTTGAAGCGATTGAACAGTGGGCCGATCGGCACCATGCGCGTGTTCATGACGCTCTTCTGCAAGCTATCGGAGACGCGATCCAACTGATGAACGGCCTCCAGCAGTTCGTTCGCCTTGGCCCGCACCTCGGTCAGCCGTGCCACGTCGCGTTGGACTCCTTCGAGTCCGCTTTGAATGCGGCGCAATTGGCTGCGTACCAGGTCGGGGTTGGGCGCCATGTCTTGAGTTGCCAACTTGAGGTCGTTGTCGAGCCGGCGCACCGTGGCCACCACTTCGTTGATGGCCGTTGCCGATTGCTTGCGTGCCACTAGTTGCTTGAGCGATTCGCTGATCTGCGAAAACCGCGCCTTATTGATGACCAACTGCCCGACCAGATTCATCAGTTCATCCAACCGCTCGATATCGACACGAATCGTTTCGGCTGGCTTGCTCGCTTCGATAGCGCCTCCCTCGCCAGATTTCGGCGCCGTCTCTGAGTTGGTCGATTCCGTGCTACTGGCTCGTGCTTCACTGGCCGTTGCCTCGGCCGTCGCGGGCGCTGCCAATGGTGGTGTCCCTGGGGGAGTAAGACTCGCAGCAGGGCCCGGCCCCTCCTGCGCTGCCTTGCCAAACGCGCTGATCTCGAGTCGCTCGACTCCCGACACATGGACAAGTTTTCGCACGGTCTCGGGATCGCAATCGGTGACGATGCCGAAGGTGAGCCGATCCAGATCATCGATCTCGACCGCCGTCGACTCGGGGGGATCGGCGAAGAACAGCTCACCGATTTGCGACAGCTTCTCGTAGATCAAACGGGCTTTCATGCCGCGCAGTTGTTGCGTCGACGAGAAACGCACGTTTCCAATAATGCCGTGCTGGCCCATGGGAGCTTCCGCGGCAATTCGTTCGCAAAGCGCGGCAAAATCAGCCGTCTCGGCGGGCGGAACTGGCGCGGTTGTGGTCGCGCTCACTTCCTGGCCGTATCTCGACGCGGCAAAGCACGTCTGCAACTCGAGTACCAGTCGGCCAAAGTCATCGGCATGCGGTTTTCCTATCTTGATGCCATCAATGTAGCGTCGGAGACCGTCGACGCAGCCGAGCAGGCACGTGACGAGCTCGGGCATCAGTGGTTGCTGCTCGTCGCGCAGCGCCTGCAGCGTGTCTTCCATGAAATGGGCCAAGCGCGCGGCGCGCAACATGCCCACCGAAGCGGCACATCCCTTGATCCGATGGGCCAGCACGAGCAGGTCATTCACGGCCTGCGATTCGAGCGGACCGTTCGATTCGACCAAGGCGTCGGTCAGCGCGTCGAGCGCCGAACCGGTCTCATCGACGAAGATCTCGAGATACGCCGACGGCGCACTGTAATCATCCTCGATACCGGCCAGGGGATCCGTCTCGTCCGTTGTCGCGTCGGCTCTTTCCGAGGGCGGTCCGAGATCGGTCGTCGCGGAGACGTCGGACTCGCTCGCGGCAGAGTCGCTCGGCGCGTCGTGGCACGCGGCTAGCGCACTCTCGAAATCCGCCTTCTGCGAGGCGTCTTTCTCGACGCCGGCCTCGCGCAACGTCAAGGAAATGGCATGCACGATATCGTCGCAGGCCACCGTGGGCGTCGTGGGGTTTGTCAAGGAATCGACCATCAGCCGCAATCGGTCGACCGCCTGAAACACGTGTTCGACGATCTCCGAGGTCAACGGCAGTTGATCGTTGCGCGCCGCATCGAAGACATTCTCGATGCGATGGGTGAGGCCGTTGATATCGGCGAGCCCCATCATGGCCGACAGGCCTTTGATGCTGTGCGCCGAGCGGAACATCTCGTTCATGAGCGAGGCATCGCAGCGACGCGAGTCTTGTTGACCCAGGCTGCTGACCCACTCGTCGAGCTTCAACAGGTTATCGTTCAGGCTCGTCAGGTGTTCCTCGGATTCAGCGAGGAACTCACCGAGCATCGTTTCAAAGAATTCGTCAGCCATGATGATCTCGTCGGTCTAAGACTTCGCAGGAGGGGCGGCATTGCGGAACAACCACGACTCGACACGGGCCATGCCCTGGAGCAGATCGGAGACCCCCTCGGCAGGCCCGGTCACCAGATACCCGTCGGGCCGCAAGATGCGGCGAATGTTCTGCACCACCGGTTGTTTCGATTGCTTGTCGAAGTAGATCAGCACGTTCTTGAGAAAGATGAGATCGAACGGCTGCTCGGCCAACGGACCCAACAGATTGTGTTGGCGAAAACTGACCATTCCACGCAACACTTCCTTCGCACGGTAGGCCCCCTCGTCCGACACACGGGCGAAGAACTTGTCCCGTATTTCGGCGGGCACGAGTCGCATGGCCCGGGGAGAGAACACCGCGGCACGAGCCTCCTCGAGTGCCGAGAGCCCGATATCGGTGCCGAGAATCGTGATCGACCAGCGGGCGAAGTTCGGCAGCTTGTGGGCGATGCAGGCGGCAATCGTGAACGCCTCATCCCCCGTACTGGCCGCGGCCGACCAGATGCGCAGTTGCCGCCTGGCGTCTCCGTTCCCTGCCTGGGCGGCCACCTGGGGCAGGAATTGATCCTGAAACCAGCGCCACTGCGCTTCGTCGCGGAACAGGTAGGTTTCGTGGGTCGTGATCTCCTGCAAGAACGCATCCCATTCGGGATCCTTCGCGTTCAGACCGCGCAGATGCTTGAGGTAGGCCTCGTAATCGACCACGCCCGTGGCGCGCAAGCGCCGCCGGATGCGATTCGACATCAGCGAGGTCTTTTGCTCCGGAATACGGATGCCCGTGGTCCGGTAGATCACATCGATGTATTCGCGCATTTGTGCGGGAGGGATCTGCGATTGCGCGAGCGGGTCGATCAGGGAACTGGCCACGGGCGATTACCTCGAACATGCGATTCGCGGAACGGAGGGGGGGGATCGGCTCCTGCAACCACGCCGGCCAGACGCGCCGCACGCTGGCCGGCGTGTTGCAGGAACGATTGCTGACTAGTTGGCCAGAGCGAACTTGGACACGAGATCGCGCAGCGATTGAGCCTGGGCCCTCGTTTCCTCGGCGTTCGACGCCATCTGCTCGCTGGCGGCGGCCGACTGCTCGGTCACGTGGGCGATGCTCTGGATGGCGTTCGACACCTCGACGGCGTTGTTGGCCTGCTCGACGGTCGCCGTGGCGATCTCCGAGATCTTGCCTGCCGTGGCCTCGACACCCTGAATGATCTTCTGCAGGGCGACGCCGGTCTGCTCGCTGAGCGCGACCCCGTCCTCGACGCGTTGCGTCGATTCCTTGATCAGCGTGGAGATCTCCTTGGCCGCTTCGCTCGAGCGTTCGGCCAGCTTGCGCACCTCGTCGGCCACGACGGCGAAGCCCAAGCCATGCTCGCCGGCACGGGCGGCCTCGATCGCGGCGTTCAGGGCCAGCAGGTTCGTCTGGCTGGCAATCTCCGAGATCACTTGAATGATCTCGCTGATCTGGGCCGACGAGTTCTTGATGAGATCCATCGCCTCGACCGACTTCTGGACGGCGGCGCCACCTTCTTCGGCCAGGTCGCTCGTCTCTTTCGCTACCCGATCGGCATCGCCGGCGTTTTCCTTGACCGACTCGATCGAGCGGGCCAGTTCGTCGACCGAGGCACTCATCTGTTCTACCGAGGCGCTTTGCGTCTGCGTCCCGCTAGCCAGCGACTGGGCACTGCTGGCAATGACTTGCGAGCTCTCGGCAAACTGATCGCTGCTGGCGATGACCTGCTCGATAAGCTCATGAGTCTGGCGCTTGACTTCCGTCTCGCGCTCCTTCATGCGCACCTGCTCGGTGATGACGTTCCAGGCCACCATCGGGCCGATGTACTGCCCCTCGGCATCGAAGATCGCGCTGGCATTGAGCTGCAGGATCTCGGTGCCGACGTTAATCTGCGCTTCGTGCGGCAGATTCTTCGGATCGGCCAGCAACCGGCGCTGGTGGGCCGGATTCTTGTGGAACACGTCGTAACTGTTGCCGACGATCTGATCGACGCGCACCGGCAGCAGGTGCTCGATCGAACGCAGAGTGCGATCCGAGGACGGGTTCAAGTAGGTGATGATGCCGTCCTTGTTCGCCAGCATGATGTTGATCGGCGCATTCTCGACGATGGCCGTCTTCTCGGCGGCGGCGGTCTCGGTCTTGCAGCGCTCCGTCATGTCGATGGCATACTTCACGACCTTCACCGGCCGGCCGGTCTGATCGGAAATGGGGTTGTAGCGGGCATCGATCCAGACTTCCTTGCCCCCCTTGCCATACCGCTTGTAGAGGGCGGCCTGGTATTCGCCGCGATTCAGTTGCGCCCAGAAGTCGCGATAGGCCTGGCTGTGTCGATACTCTTCGTCGACGAACATGCTGTGGTGCTTACCCTGAATTTCATCCAGGCGATATCCCAGCGTGGTGAGAAAGTTCTCGTTCGCCGTGACGATCGTGCCGTCCAGGTTGAACTCGATGACGGCCAACGACTGGTCGACGGCGGCCAACTGTGCCTGCAACAGGATGACGTCGGTATCCGCGTTGGTTTTCTTCGGCTTGGCGGA
Above is a genomic segment from Pirellulales bacterium containing:
- a CDS encoding chemotaxis protein CheD, with the protein product MITLVDAGYKCEPVGMGMISVANHPHELYSVLGSCIGVAIVDPRAKLGVLAHVVLPESNGRRGSPGRFADTAIPHMLELLKERGAARRGLVVKMAGGAQMFACSSQLQIGDANAAAVRRVLRSAGLAIHAEDIGGTEGRKITVDCATAQLTICRVGRPEIV
- a CDS encoding chemotaxis protein: MNQTSTVPAHLPSLNELFGMATATASHALERWTNGAVTLSLEELHEAPLEEAAAQLGVSEERTVVILLSIAGELTGDFVLCFGEQDGRLLCSAVTGMPTSEGEEWSELDQSALLETGNILGSAYLNALTAHLGQQLVPTPPQFVLDYGASVVEQVLLPHGMLADLVFVARTTFRHGAGRSLDAQVLFVPGPALRDVMDQAISSH
- a CDS encoding chemotaxis protein CheA, whose translation is MADEFFETMLGEFLAESEEHLTSLNDNLLKLDEWVSSLGQQDSRRCDASLMNEMFRSAHSIKGLSAMMGLADINGLTHRIENVFDAARNDQLPLTSEIVEHVFQAVDRLRLMVDSLTNPTTPTVACDDIVHAISLTLREAGVEKDASQKADFESALAACHDAPSDSAASESDVSATTDLGPPSERADATTDETDPLAGIEDDYSAPSAYLEIFVDETGSALDALTDALVESNGPLESQAVNDLLVLAHRIKGCAASVGMLRAARLAHFMEDTLQALRDEQQPLMPELVTCLLGCVDGLRRYIDGIKIGKPHADDFGRLVLELQTCFAASRYGQEVSATTTAPVPPAETADFAALCERIAAEAPMGQHGIIGNVRFSSTQQLRGMKARLIYEKLSQIGELFFADPPESTAVEIDDLDRLTFGIVTDCDPETVRKLVHVSGVERLEISAFGKAAQEGPGPAASLTPPGTPPLAAPATAEATASEARASSTESTNSETAPKSGEGGAIEASKPAETIRVDIERLDELMNLVGQLVINKARFSQISESLKQLVARKQSATAINEVVATVRRLDNDLKLATQDMAPNPDLVRSQLRRIQSGLEGVQRDVARLTEVRAKANELLEAVHQLDRVSDSLQKSVMNTRMVPIGPLFNRFKRVIRDITRANGKEIRLEIHGEKTELDKRMIDELGDPLVHMIRNSADHGIESPAERQAAGKTPYGTVSLNAYHSGNCIVVQVKDDGGGLRPEKLLQKALGKGLISPAEAEKLSPQQIYQLIWEPGFSTASQITDISGRGMGMDIVRSAIEDLNGHVDLDSTPGVGTTFTIKLPLTLAILPSLLAEVDNDVFALPIESVVEIVSIPTRQFATVHGQLTVDVRNRVISVVDLFEAFDWNRPRGAERNEPGTTTLVIVSSEGRELAIIVDSLLGEQDVVIKSVSENYRNVSGIAGASILGDGRVSLILDVPSLVEMAATGR
- a CDS encoding protein-glutamate O-methyltransferase CheR — translated: MREYIDVIYRTTGIRIPEQKTSLMSNRIRRRLRATGVVDYEAYLKHLRGLNAKDPEWDAFLQEITTHETYLFRDEAQWRWFQDQFLPQVAAQAGNGDARRQLRIWSAAASTGDEAFTIAACIAHKLPNFARWSITILGTDIGLSALEEARAAVFSPRAMRLVPAEIRDKFFARVSDEGAYRAKEVLRGMVSFRQHNLLGPLAEQPFDLIFLKNVLIYFDKQSKQPVVQNIRRILRPDGYLVTGPAEGVSDLLQGMARVESWLFRNAAPPAKS
- a CDS encoding PAS domain S-box protein; its protein translation is MSPTAVLKKPSKSAKPKKTNADTDVILLQAQLAAVDQSLAVIEFNLDGTIVTANENFLTTLGYRLDEIQGKHHSMFVDEEYRHSQAYRDFWAQLNRGEYQAALYKRYGKGGKEVWIDARYNPISDQTGRPVKVVKYAIDMTERCKTETAAAEKTAIVENAPINIMLANKDGIITYLNPSSDRTLRSIEHLLPVRVDQIVGNSYDVFHKNPAHQRRLLADPKNLPHEAQINVGTEILQLNASAIFDAEGQYIGPMVAWNVITEQVRMKERETEVKRQTHELIEQVIASSDQFAESSQVIASSAQSLASGTQTQSASVEQMSASVDELARSIESVKENAGDADRVAKETSDLAEEGGAAVQKSVEAMDLIKNSSAQISEIIQVISEIASQTNLLALNAAIEAARAGEHGLGFAVVADEVRKLAERSSEAAKEISTLIKESTQRVEDGVALSEQTGVALQKIIQGVEATAGKISEIATATVEQANNAVEVSNAIQSIAHVTEQSAAASEQMASNAEETRAQAQSLRDLVSKFALAN